The genomic window ATCCTCACACCTTCGCTTGAGCTGAATGCTGCGTTCTCTGACGATCGCGAGATTGAGGTCGGACGCGGGTTTTCAAGCGCAGAGATCGGACTGCGGCTTAGCTATGACCTCATCGACCGTGCCGTTGCACCGTATATCGGGGTTGCCTATGAGCGGAAACTCGGCAAAACCGCAGACTTTGCAAAAGATGACGGCGAAGATTACGAGGCAACTTACCTCGTAACCGGTCTCCGCCTTCTTTTCTAAGCATCACACGACAGGGAGGACTTTCCTCCCTGTCTGTTTTGCCGAACCTTCTCAAGGAACCTAACTACAATGATGGAAATCGTCCACGATATGGGGCATCGCTTGACGCACTACATATCAAGCGATGCACACTGGTGGGTTCATCTTGTATTCCATTTGGTGGTGTTTGGGGTGCCGGTTGCGCTAATTATTATTCTCAGCGCGACGGGATACAGGGCTTTAAGACGCCGCAGATCTGTTCTTGCGCAACAGGCTCAAAAGCCCTCGGCAAAGAGCGGAACAGCGCTCCTGCAGTACATATTCAGAGCTTCATGGAAGCGGCAGATAAAACTGGGGCTACTGGCGACGGCCTCTTTGCCGGCTCTTTACATGAGCCTCGAGCTTCCGAAGTTGATCATCAACAACGCCATTGAGTCAGGACATTTTCCAGTTACCTATTTAGGAATGGAGTTCTCTCAAACGATGGCTTTACTTACTCTCTGTCTGCTTTTTTTATTGGCGATTGGCGTGCATGGCTGGCTGAAATATCAGGTTAATTTGCAATCCGGTGCGCTGGCAGAACACATGTCACGCCGCCTACGGCTTGATATTTCAAAATTCAGCTTTCGAAAGCCATCCCCCAAAGGAGGGGAATTGATTCCGGTTATTGTGCAGGAGGTAGAGCCCGTAGCTGGATATGCTGCAGAGTCGATTGTGCTGCCTTTG from Thalassospira sp. ER-Se-21-Dark includes these protein-coding regions:
- a CDS encoding ABC transporter ATP-binding protein; translated protein: MMEIVHDMGHRLTHYISSDAHWWVHLVFHLVVFGVPVALIIILSATGYRALRRRRSVLAQQAQKPSAKSGTALLQYIFRASWKRQIKLGLLATASLPALYMSLELPKLIINNAIESGHFPVTYLGMEFSQTMALLTLCLLFLLAIGVHGWLKYQVNLQSGALAEHMSRRLRLDISKFSFRKPSPKGGELIPVIVQEVEPVAGYAAESIVLPLLQGGTFLTILTFMLVQDLVLGIAATALLPLQIFVIPRFQKKINALSRTRLKEVRVLGEKIGNISNDNQPGARDIYGSYKRLHDLRLSIHKNKFAMKSLNNFISQMTPFFFYTIGGYLVIKGDLTLGALIAVLTAYKDMGAPLKELFRYYQAQADAHVRYSEIKPYISKEINSTDNRLADVTVLSEVG